From a single Nicotiana tomentosiformis chromosome 2, ASM39032v3, whole genome shotgun sequence genomic region:
- the LOC104097425 gene encoding uncharacterized protein, with translation MVRKEDCIGSKKKESSKAEVQSSLRQEIMQLERRLQNQGAVRCALEKALECKFFSQNITHLTSMSAPTTELIREIAVLELEVVHLEQYLLSLYRKAFDQQISSLSPPIEDDKIRSPQSTQIRRCLEFSESDMMLRRENSCAQLDYQSASNPWNETTSTTEEKVKEPGVHRSHSSLTQHSAPSNRAPLSEEIPGKALRACQSQPFSMMQYAQSSCSNLISLAEHLGTPISDHVPETPNKLSEDMLKCMCTIYCKLADPPRINPCLSSPNSSLSSMSAFSPKDQCDIWSPGFRNDLSFDVRLDNHFYVEGLKEFSGPYSTMVEVQCIYKDSHKLGEIEPLLQNFRSIISRLEKIDPRRLTHEEKLAFWINIHNALAMHAFLANGIPEKNVKRIFLLLKAAYNVGGHVVSANVIQNYILGCRMSRPGQWLRLLLSSRGKLKVGDGKQGYAIEHPEPLLHFALCSGNHSDPAVRVYTPKRVFQELEAAKEEYIRATFGVKKDQKVVLPKVVESFAKDSGLCPADVMELIQQSLPESLRRSIKKIQQGNARKNIEWIPHNFAFRFLIMKELVK, from the exons ATGGTTCGCAAGGAAGACTGTATCGGGAGCAAGAAGAAAGAATCATCTAAGGCTGAAGTCCAGAGTTCTTTGAGGCAAGAG ATAATGCAGCTTGAGAGAAGATTACAGAACCAAGGTGCAGTTCGATGTGCTCTAGAGAAAGCATTGGAGTGTAAATTTTTCTCACAAAACATCACTCATCTCACCTCAATGTCTGCG CCAACGACCGAACTGATTAGAGAAATTGCAGTACTAGAGTTGGAAGTAGTGCATTTGGAACAGTATCTTCTCTCATTATACCGTAAAGCATTTGATCAACAAATCTCATCCTTGTCTCCTCCCATAGAGGATGATAAAATAAGATCACCGCAAAGTACCCAAATAAGAAGGTGCCTTGAATTTTCTGAATCTGATATGATGTTGAGAAGGGAAAATTCTTGTGCTCAACTTGATTACCAATCAGCATCAAATCCATGGAATGAAACCACTAGCACAACAGAAGAAAAAGTTAAAGAACCTGGAGTTCATCGAAGCCATTCCTCATTAACGCAACATTCAGCTCCGTCAAATAGAGCTCCCCTATCAGAGGAAATACCAGGGAAAGCTTTGCGTGCATGTCAGTCTCAACCTTTTTCTATGATGCAG TATGCACAGAGTTCTTGTTCAAATTTAATCAGTTTGGCAGAGCATCTTGGCACGCCCATCTCTGATCATGTTCCAGAGACACCAAATAAGTTGTCTGAAGACATGCTAAAGTGCATGTGCACTATATATTGCAAACTTGCTGATCCTCCACGGATAAATCCCTGTCTCTCATCCCCAAACTCATCCTTGTCATCAATGAGTGCCTTTTCTCCAAAGGATCAATGTGACATATGGAGTCCAGGATTTAGGAACGATTTGTCTTTTGATGTTCGGTTGGACAATCATTTTTATGTGGAAGGGTTGAAGGAGTTCAGTGGACCTTACAGCACAATGGTTGAAGTACAATGTATATATAAAGATAGTCACAAACTAGGTGAAATTGAACCATTGTTGCAAAATTTCAG GTCGATAATTTCTCGCCTAGAAAAAATAGATCCACGAAGGTTGACTCACGAGGAAAAGCTAGCATTCTGGATTAACATTCACAATGCATTGGCGATGCAT GCATTTTTAGCTAATGGGATTCCAGAAAAAAATGTGAAGAGAATTTTTCTACTCTTGAAG GCTGCTTATAATGTCGGCGGTCATGTAGTCAGTGCCAATGTGATACAGAACTATATCCTCGGATGTCGAATGTCTAGACCAGGACAG TGGCTTCGCTTGTTACTTTCTTCTAGAGGAAAGCTTAAGGTAGGCGACGGAAAACAAGGCTATGCTATTGAACATCCAGAACCCCTTCTGCACTTTGCACTCTGCTCAGGCAATCATTCAGATCCTGCG GTACGAGTCTATACACCCAAGAGAGTGTTTCAGGAGCTGGAAGCAGCAAAAGAAGAATATATTAGAGCAACATTTGGTGTGAAGAAGGATCAGAAAGTTGTTTTACCAAAAGTTGTGGAGTCCTTTGCTAAGGATTCTGGTCTATGTCCTGCTGATGTGATGGAGCTGATCCAGCAATCCTTACCTGAATCTCTCAGAAGAAGCATTAAGAAGATTCAGCAGGGAAATGCCCGAAAAAACATTGAATGGATTCCTCATAATTTTGCTTTCCGGTTTCTAATCATGAAGGAGCTGGTGAAGTGA
- the LOC104097424 gene encoding STS14 protein, which produces MANFFFFLLTTCLFLTHISGQTISPPPPPTAATTPAALPAAAQEFLDAHNKARAEVGVAPPLKWSPMLAKETSLLVRYQRNKQNCNFANLTSGKYGGNQLWASGMAVTPRMAVDNWIAEKKFYNYANNSCVGDHKCGVYTQVVWKQSLELGCAQATCSNGPATLTICFYNPPGNVIGEKPY; this is translated from the coding sequence ATGGCCAACTTTTTCTTCTTCCTATTAACCACTTGTTTATTCTTAACTCACATCTCAGGACAGACAATTTCACCACCACCTCCACCGACAGCCGCCACAACTCCCGCTGCGCTACCGGCCGCGGCCCAAGAATTCTTGGATGCACATAACAAAGCAAGAGCTGAAGTGGGTGTTGCCCCCCCTCTCAAATGGAGTCCCATGCTAGCCAAAGAAACTAGCCTTCTTGTTCGTTATCAAAGGAACAAACAAAATTGCAACTTTGCAAATTTAACCAGTGGGAAATATGGTGGAAATCAATTATGGGCTAGTGGTATGGCCGTGACCCCACGTATGGCTGTAGATAATTGGATTGCTGAGAAGAAATTTTACAACTATGCTAATAATTCATGTGTAGGGGATCATAAGTGTGGTGTTTATACGCAGGTTGTTTGGAAGCAATCGTTGGAATTAGGTTGTGCTCAAGCTACTTGTTCTAATGGACCTGCTACTCTTACCATATGTTTTTATAATCCCCCTGGAAATGTAATAGGAGAGAAACCTTATTAG